One Pochonia chlamydosporia 170 chromosome 5, whole genome shotgun sequence DNA segment encodes these proteins:
- a CDS encoding polyketide synthase (similar to Neosartorya fischeri NRRL 181 XP_001259380.1), translating to MDHDTPIAVIGLSYRAPGIGRKGLWEYLEQARSAWTKFPADRFDQPAYYKPGGDRSGVFRAEGAHFLPEDIYAFDAGFFHMRAEEARTSDPQHRLMLECALEAAEDAGKSLLDLAGKKIGVFIGSGQHEYSQRLGDDHHAANTFSATGVAPCMVSNRISYFFDIDGPSVALDAACASSVYAAHQAVSALRNNECSAAFVGAAALSLGPGGWLALEKTGALSAHGRSYSYDEKAAGFGRGEGAACLLIKRMEDAMRDGDPIQAVIRSSACNHGGRSEGITMPNGLAHRKLLKTVHEMAGLDPSQTPVVEGHGTGTAAGDPIEAGAFAAVLGKDRTSSNPIYIGSVKSNFGHLEGASGVLGMVKAILMIKNGVILPTAGFESMNPRIQGKDKLVVPATPVPWPAGEPRRVLVTNFGFGGSNSAIILEEATAFLKGESNGTSDAGRTNGTNGTNGIHGANGNSSANGTNGVDGSNGTNGVHVTNGTNGTNGAANGANGAHHTNGINGANGTNGVDGVNGTNGANGSNGTNGTNGTNGVHHGTETNGKDETSHDPRLFVFSARTEKSLTSYLSDFDEYLEEAPESEEFTNNLSYTLGQRRTQFPYRVSAVAESAEALQEKLSSAKPIRAKDQTIAFAFTGQGAQYAQMATGLRKYKVFADAIDKAEEHLQAMGASWSLTEELNKSQSESRVDEAEISQPACTAVQLALVLLLESWGIKPETVTGHSSGEIAAAFTARFITFKSAIAIAYFRGQAAAILSREQKQRGAMLALGIGAEEASQLIEEHANGHYATVAAINSPKSVTISGDQLAIEHIHKEAEAKGVFARKLKVQMAYHSRHMEAVADFYLDAIKPYCGVESTPGIDENGTRPRFVSSVTTNFLEAEDVDASYWVKNLVRPVKFANAIQAMVTPQKSAKANAISYTVPTAILEIGPHAALKTPIMQTVELTRAEQGQTGAFTYLASLLRGSSSVDAVLELAGSLFNLGAPIQLGQVNQTNMQNADVVTGLPAYAWDKSVSYEVRPRATHQKLFPGETFHPLLGRRIDTDGGKTRVYRQVFTLDEMPWIRDHVVAGAVIFPMTGYMSCAIEAARRAVATPAGSFLIRDFHVVARLEIQEEEQVDMVTRLTPATIGTGSFSSTSWSFEISTWTKAGGWTIHAYGRIEPDEDMKTETPTLKTALPLVNSTSTLIEHDIAHAYEYAGVRATQYGPTFRNSVRFFEGDGYTVLEHKLRDLGNLQGNIGPYGSHVTVDPPTLDGFLQGGGPLQQTEDGKRPAQMPNYISRFRISNTIPSTLKQRFDIVTRLLDYDVKGGRMSISVSAFSRQADGSLIPVAEWESVAFRSIGSADEDPDPAASIPDNWVWEMLPRIDLMDPDKVSKKFDVGSFDEIQISHMRDLEIAAAYYLYHALRETAGDDTTERPFHLSRFAAWAERYVAKHNVKFDTEPTALLQKVRSHDAQGEMLCAVGEGLVQILRGEIEPLEIMLADGLLTRHYEADVVNERLSKVLGDVVLNFSNLEPNLRILEIGAGTAGTTLPVLEALSKNVPQGAFLEYTFTDISSGFFENARNKLSKWSKHITYKKLDISQDPLPQGFTAGEYDIVVAANVLHATQNMKTTMNNLRLLLKPKGKVVVLEGNHHPALATPFVLLPGWWYAEDEYRDLQEGPMMPTKVWNRLLQDTGFSGIDVCIQGSIGSGDETMSIMCSSKVAHREDTGSITVCGPLMDDDEVTFAQTVVDAISERLGVPVDLKPIAEIEPSSNSYYIVIDSPSDSFLRDVSAEKFEVLKGLLTHNAGLLWVIPQADVPEYKFIKGMLRTLRIESDSKSLLSFDDVPYTQQGVSAILKLVRPLLDPEMTRAQDQDFVWHDESIHVPRMRMLKDAKETFAVEEGVSFRKEQNIWEGDRSLEMTIEVAGSPDSIYFRRTNDLQNPLAENEIVVEVEAVGVSHRDLDLVLGAISWAPPGYDGAGRVVKVGPGVADLQEGDKVMFLALEGSAFSTYKKMPASHAARVPGYLSITDAASMPLAYSLAVLALISTARLRKNETVLIHSAAGAVGQACVVVAQHLGARVLVTAGTSEKREFLHKELGVPSELIFSSRTAHFRDQILCATEGKGVDVIVNSIGGELLADTWALAARFGRFVEIDKKAAFHNNNLPMRTFDKNVSFTSIDLRGMFQYKPEEVKELFSQVVQLLRQQIIAPIKPVTVLPLSQFSSALRKIRSGDSIGKIVVTLGKEEHAIAESALRPTPFALKADASYLITGGTRGIGLNLAYWMIENGARNIVLLGRSGGSNPEVKKLLEKYEGTDVTVRALACDVGSREQVVNVVDSIQDLPPIRGVVHSALLLSDTLFENASYTDWETVMGPRVQGAWNLDELMPDDLDFFIALGSFLGDTGNGGQAIYAGTAAFYDAFAQYRNARGKHTVSIALPVVLDVGYVADRSLSDTLQETLGATLTMANIRTIFKGIISKSSLFYNNGKTAVFKLYLDGNTVQDGPWEYIHPVHAIERLKADKNKRDAAGGGGDVYSTSWTAAENPLQGLTDALIAKVAAMAIMEREEVDPDAPVASYNLDSLVSVELRNWIRRETGVELLLSAITQAASLRALATDILEQRNGATEKASFAKVITGICSTSEPSHNTIPKHHSITTHNTSIKMTSPKLKGFEVLQTPYKTINNHPIRTDILIPQTLQPGKRPIIVRFHGGGLIMGDSLYMPFFPHWLSDLALTTSAITISPNYRLLPEATTPEIFSDISSFWEYLHSPTLTDLLSSQSPPVEIDLARILLAGDSAGGLLSVSTALNRPQDVSAAIATYPWVDTVGPEFVTPRDRAPFGESIPQSFYDETLAATKGKSAETSLTSEARLQFMLAAIQYGQLGRLYGQETGDATPSERRVYFPMEALEADNVSIPKGGIVILHGKDDSVVPVQTVRRFVKRAREVLGDGVSLTERDGEHGFDSELRLDDEGWLKDALKGAIDAWLS from the exons ATGGACCACGATACCCCTATCGCAGTTATTGGCCTCTCGTACCGTGCACCCGGTATTGGGAGGAAGGGTCTTTGGGAATACCTAGAGCAGGCTAGATCCGCGTGGACTAAGTTTCCAGCAGACAGGTTTGACCAACCTGCATATTATAAACCCGGCGGTGATAGATCCGGAGTTTTTCGGGCCGAGGGAGCGCATTTCCTCCCCGAAGACATTTACGCCTTCGATGCTGGCTTCTTCCACATGAGAGCCGAAGAGGCTCGAACTTCAGATCCACAACATCGGTTAATGCTGGAGTGCGCTTTGGAAGCTGCCGAGGATGCCGGCAAGAGTCTACTTGATCTtgctggaaagaagattGGTGTGTTCATCGGATCTGGACAGCATGAGTACTCACAACGCCTGGGTGACGATCACCACGCTGCCAACACATTCTCCGCTACGGGCGTTGCACCATGCATGGTTTCAAACCGCATCTCTTACTTTTTTGACATTGACGGCCCGAGTGTCGCTTTGGACGCTGCGTGTGCAAGCAGTGTGTATGCAGCGCACCAGGCAGTCTCGGCTTTGCGAAATAATGAATGTAGCGCTGCGTTTGTTGGGGCAGCGGCTTTGTCTCTTGGCCCTGGTGGATGGCTCGCGCTTGAAAAGACCGG GGCTTTGTCAGCACATGGAAGAAGTTACTCGTATGACGAGAAAGCCGCGGGTTTTGGCCGTGGTGAAGGCGCGGCATGTCTGCTCATCAAGCGCATGGAGGATGCTATGAGAGACGGCGATCCTATTCAGGCCGTCATTAGAAGTTCTGCCTGCAACCATGGCGGACGCAGTGAAGGAATTACAATGCCGAACGGCTTGGCCCATCGGAAGCTGCTGAAAACGGTACATGAGATGGCAGGGTTGGATCCCTCTCAGACGCCTGTCGTGGAA GGTCACGGAACTGGCACTGCTGCTGG TGATCCCATCGAGGCTGGCGCATTTGCAGCTGTGCTAGGCAAGGATAGAACTTCCTCGAATCCTATTTACATTGGATCTGTGAAATCCAATTTTGG TCATCTTGAGGGAGCCAGTGGTGTTCTCGGCATGGTCAAAGCCATCCTGATGATAAAGAACGGCGTGATCTTGCCCACAGCAGGATTCGAAAGCATGAATCCTAGAATACAAGGAAAGGATAAGCTGGTGGTGCCCGCGACTCCAGTGCCATGGCCAGCGGGAGAGCCAAGACGAGTCCTGGTGACTAATTTTG GCTTTGGAGGGAGCAATTCAGCGATCATTCTGGAAGAGGCGACGGCTTTCTTGAAAGGAGAGTCCAATGGCACAAGTGATGCCGGCAGAACCAACGGTACAAACGGGACTAATGGAATTCATGGTGCCAACGGTAATTCTTCTGCCAACGGTACTAACGGGGTCGATGGTTCCAATGGTACTAACGGCGTTCATGTTaccaatggcaccaatggcaccaacgGAGCAGCAAATGGTGCAAATGGTGCTCACCATACCAATGGCATTAACGGTGCTAACGGTAccaatggtgttgatggtgtcaaTGGTACCAACGGCGCCAACGGTAGCAATGGTACTAATGGTACTAATGGTACCAATGGTGTACATCATGGAACTGAGACTAACGGCAAAGATGAGACTTCTCATGATCCGCGACTATTCGTCTTCTCTGCTCGAACTGAGAAGAGTCTCACTTCCTACCTGTCCGACTTCGACGAATACCTCGAAGAGGCTCCAGAATCCGAGGAattcaccaacaacctcagCTACACGCTTGGACAGCGCCGCACTCAATTTCCATACCGTGTCTCTGCTGTCGCGGAGTCTGCAGAAGCTCTCCAAGAGAAACTGTCAAGTGCCAAACCAATTCGCGCCAAGGATCAGACCATCGCATTTGCTTTCACTGGACAAGGAGCACA ATATGCTCAAATGGCCACCGGGTTGCGCAAATACAAGGTATTTGCAGACGCCATCGACAAAGCGGAGGAGCATCTGCAGGCCATGGGAGCATCGTGGAGTTTGACTGAGGAGCTCAACAAGTCGCAGTCTGAGTCTCGCGTGGACGAAGCTGAGATCAGCCAGCCGGCATGTACTGCAGTTCAACTCGCTCTCGTATTATTGTTGGAAAGCTGGGGCATCAAGCCGGAAACCGTGACAGGTCACTCGAGTGGTGAGATAGCTGCCGCTTTCACAGCACGATTCATTACATTCAAGTCTGCCATTGCTATTGCATACTTCCGTGGACAGGCAGCTGCTATCTTGTCTCGTGAGCAGAAACAGCGAGGCGCCATGTTGGCTCTGGGTATCGGCGCCGAAGAGGCATCACAGCTCATTGAGGAACATGCCAACGGTCATTACGCAACCGTTGCCGCGATCAACAGCCCGAAGAGTGTGACAATTTCGGGAGACCAACTCGCCATTGAGCATATCCACAAGGAGGCGGAAGCAAAGGGTGTTTTTGCCCGGAAGCTCAAAGTTCAGATGGCCTACCACTCACGTCACATGGAAGCCGTAGCAGACTTCTAtcttgatgccatcaagccGTACTGTGGAGTTGAGAGCACACCCGgaattgatgagaatggtACTCGCCCCAGATTCGTTTCGTCTGTTACGACGAACTTTCTGGAAGCagaggatgttgatgcaagCTACTGGGTCAAAAATCTGGTCCGGCCGGTCAAGTTTGCAAACGCCATCCAGGCTATGGTTACGCCGCAGAAGAGTGCCAAGGCAAATGCTATTAGCTACACCGTCCCCACTGCCATCTTGGAAATTGGGCCGCATGCTGCTCTGAAAACTCCAATTATGCAGACGGTAGAGCTGACTCGTGCGGAGCAAGGTCAAACAGGTGCCTTCACATATCTTGCCTCGCTGCTGCGTGGCTCGAGcagtgttgatgctgtgttgGAACTTGCTGGCTCTCTATTCAACCTAGGGGCTCCGATACAACTAGGCCAAGTCAACCAAACAAACATGCAAAATGCCGATGTGGTCACTGGCCTTCCAGCATATGCATGGGACAAGTCTGTGAGCTACGAAGTCAGACCCCGTGCCACCCACCAGAAACTTTTCCCAGGAGAGACCTTTCACCCCCTCCTCGGAAGGAGGATTGACACCGATGGAGGGAAAACCCGTGTTTATAGACAGGTCTTCACTCTCGATGAAATGCCCTGGATTCGGGACCATGTGGTAGCTGGTGCTGTCATCTTCCCCATGACCGGATACATGTCAtgcgccattgaagccgcGAGACGGGCTGTGGCCACGCCGGCGGGTTCCTTTCTTATTCGCGACTTTCATGTTGTTGCGCGACTAGAGATTCAGGAGGAAGAACAAGTTGATATGGTTACACGCTTGACCCCAGCTACAATTGGAACCGGTTCCTTCTCGTCAACGTCTTGGTCTTTCGAGAtttcaacatggacaaagGCCGGTGGTTGGACTATCCATGCGTACGGCCGAATTGAACCCGATGAGGACATGAAGACTGAAACCCCGACATTGAAAACGGCCTTGCCTCTGGTCAACTCTACTTCGACGCTGATTGAACACGATATCGCCCACGCATATGAGTATGCTGGTGTGAGAGCAACACAATACGGCCCAACGTTCCGGAATTCTGTTAGATTCTTCGAAGGAGACGGCTATACGGTTCTGGAGCACAAGCTTCGTGACCTCGGCAACTTGCAGGGCAATATCGGCCCTTACGGCTCCCATGTTACTGTTGATCCGCCAACATTGGATGGCTTCCTTCAGGGAGGCGGTCCGCTCCAGCAGACAGAAGACGGGAAAAGGCCTGCACAAATGCCCAATTATATTAGCCGATTCCGTATCTCTAATACTATCCCGTCGACTTTGAAGCAGCGGTTCGACATCGTCACGCGCTTACTGGATTACGATGTAAAAGGAGGTCGAATGTCAATCAGCGTGTCTGCCTTTTCGAGACAGGCAGATGGTTCACTCATCCCCGTGGCTGAATGGGAGTCGGTGGCATTCCGCTCCATCGGATCAGCCGATGAAGACCCTGACCCAGCTGCCAGCATTCCCGACAACTGGGTTTGGGAAATGCTGCCCAGAATCGATCTCATGGATCCTGATAAGGTGTCTAAGAAGTTTGATGTCGGCAGCTTCGATGAGATCCAAATCTCACACATGCGTGATTTGGAAATTGCGGCCGCATACTATCTTTACCACGCGCTGCGAGAGACTGCTGGGGATGACACTACAGAGCGTCCATTCCATCTATCTCGTTTTGCGGCTTGGGCAGAGAGATATGTCGCCAAACACAACGTCAAGTTTGACACTGAACCAACGGCTCTCTTGCAAAAGGTACGATCGCACGATGCCCAAGGCGAGATGCTCTGCGCAGTTGGTGAGGGGCTTGTACAGATCCTACGGGGAGAAATAGAGCCGCTCGAAATTATGCTCGCGGATGGCCTGCTTACTCGCCACTACGAGGCAGACGTAGTAAACGAGCGTCTCAGCAAAGTCCtcggtgatgttgtactCAACTTTTCCAACTTGGAGCCCAATCTTCGCATTCTGGAAATCGGTGCCGGAACAGCTGGTACCACGCTCCCAGTTCTCGAAGCCTTGTCGAAGAACGTTCCACAGGGCGCGTTCCTTGAATACACCTTTACCGATATTTCCTCTGGCTTTTTTGAGAATGCTCGGAACAAATTGTCCAAGTGGTCTAAACACATCACGTACAAAAAGCTCGACATCAGCCAGGATCCCCTGCCGCAGGGTTTCACCGCTGGAGAATATGACATTGTCGTTGCTGCCAACGTTTTGCACGCGACTCAAAACATGAAGACCACGATGAACAACTTGCGACTTTTGCTGAAGCCTAAAGGCAAAGTCGTCGTATTGGAAGGAAACCATCACCCCGCTCTGGCCACGCCGTTTGTCCTCCTTCCCGGCTGGTGGTATGCGGAAGACGAATATCGCGATCTGCAAGAAGGGCCTATGATGCCTACAAAGGTTTGGAATCGCCTCTTACAGGACACTGGGTTCTCTGGGATCGATGTCTGCATTCAAGGTAGCATTGGTTCCGGCGACGAGACCATGAGCATCATGTGTTCTAGCAAAGTGGCACATCGGGAAGACACCGGCTCTATCACGGTTTGCGGTCCATTGatggacgatgacgaagtcACTTTTGCCCAGACGGTGGTTGATGCCATTTCAGAACGTCTTGGGGTTCCAGTCGACTTGAAGCCTATTGCTGAGATCGAACCGTCAAGCAACTCCTACTACATTGTTATTGATTCGCCCAGTGATTCATTCCTACGAGATGTTTCCGCCGAAAAATTTGAAGTACTCAAGGGACTACTTACACACAATGCTGGACTCTTGTGGGTTATCCCCCAGGCTGATGTCCCAGAGTACAAATTCATCAAGGGCATGCTGCGAACGCTGCGAATTGAGTCAGACAGCAAGAGCCTGCTCTCGTTTGACGATGTGCCATATACACAGCAAGGAGTTTCTGCTATCCTCAAGCTCGTCAGGCCGTTGCTGGACCCGGAGATGACACGCGCGCAGGACCAAGATTTCGTGTGGCACGACGAGTCTATTCACGTGCCGAGAATGCGAATGCTCAAAGATGCCAAGGAAACGTTTGCTGTAGAGGAGGGCGTTTCTTTCCGCAAGGAACAGAATATATGGGAGGGTGATCGCTCCTTGGAGATGACCATTGAGGTTGCAGGCAGCCCCGATTCGATTTATTTCCGCAGAACCAACGATCTACAAAACCCTCTTGCTGAGAACGAGATCGtcgttgaagttgaagctgttggtgTGAGCCACCGCGATCTTGATCTCGTCCTGGGTGCCATCTCCTGGGCTCCGCCAGGCTATGATGGAGCTGGCAGAGTCGTCAAGGTTGGTCCCGGCGTGGCAGATTTACAGGAAGGCGATAAGGTCATGTTTTTGGCATTGGAAGGAAGTGCCTTCTCGACGTACAAGAAGATGCCGGCGTCGCATGCTGCCAGAGTTCCGGGCTACCTGAGCATCACAGACGCCGCAAGCATGCCGCTCGCATACTCTCTCGCAGTTCTGGCCCTCATCAGCACCGCCCGTCTACGCAAGAATGAAACCGTGCTCATTCACTCTGCGGCTGGCGCGGTTGGCCAAGCTTGTGTTGTAGTTGCACAACATCTCGGAGCTCGAGTTCTCGTCACGGCTGGTACGAGCGAGAAGAGAGAGTTCTTACATAAAGAACTGGGAGTGCCCTCGGAGCTCATTTTTTCGAGCCGCACGGCACACTTTCGAGACCAAATTCTCTGTGCAACTGAAGGCAAAGGCGTTGATGTTATTGTCAATTCCATCGGCGGCGAGCTCCTGGCAGACACCTGGGCATTGGCAGCACGATTCGGTCGATTCGTGGAAATTGATAAGAAAGCTGCCTTCCATAACAACAACTTACCCATGAGAACGTTTGATAAGAACGTTTCTTTCACCAGCATCGACCTTCGTGGAATGTTCCAGTACAAGCCGGAAGAGGTGAAAGAATTGTTCAGCCAGGTTGTGCAACTGCTGCGACAACAAATCATTGCCCCTATCAAGCCAGTGACTGTTCTGCCGCTGTCCCAGTTTTCATCTGCTCTACGCAAGATCAGATCCGGTGACAGCATTGGTAAGATTGTCGTCACCCTGGGGAAGGAGGAACATGCCATTGCCGAGAGTGCCTTGCGGCCGACACCATTTGCACTCAAGGCAGACGCGAGCTATCTCATCACTGGTGGAACTCGTGGTATCGGTCTCAACCTGGCCTATTGGATGATCGAGAACGGAGCACGAAACATCGTCTTGCTAGGCCGCAGCGGAGGCTCCAACCCGGAAGTCaagaagttgttggagaaatACGAAGGTACCGATGTTACTGTCCGGGCTCTAGCCTGTGATGTTGGATCTCGGGAGCAAgttgtcaatgttgtcgaCTCAATCCAAGACCTTCCCCCAATTCGTGGAGTTGTTCATAGTGCCCTTCTCCTGAGC GACACATTATTTGAGAATGCCAGCTACACGGACTGGGAGACTGTCATGGGTCCTAGAGTTCAAGGAGCATGGAACCTCGATGAGTTGATGCCAGACGACCTTGACTTTTTCATTGCACTTGGATCGTTCCTCGGTGACACTGGAAATGGTGGACAGGCCATTTACGCTGGCACAGCA GCATTTTACGACGCTTTCGCGCAATATCGCAATGCTCGCGGCAAACACACTGTGTCCATTGCCCTCCCCGTGGTTCTGGACGTCGGTTACGTTGCTGACAGGAGTCTCAGCGACACCCTCCAAGAGACTCTGGGTGCTACACTGACAATGGCCAACATCCgaaccatcttcaaaggcatcatcagcaaGTCATCCCTGTTCTACAACAACGGCAAGACGGCAGTTTTCAAGTTGTATCTCGACGGTAACACGGTACAAGATGGCCCTTGGGAATACATCCACCCTGTTCATGCTATTGAGCGACTCAAGgcagacaagaacaagagaGACGCGGCTGGTGggggtggtgatgtgtaCTCGACTTCGTGGACAGCCGCCGAGAACCCACTGCAGGGTTTGACGGATGCGCTTATTGCCAAGGTCGCTGCAATGGCTATCATGGAGCGCGAGGAGGTTGATCCAGATGCGCCTGTGGCGTCGTATAATTTGGACTCGCTTGTGTCGGTTGAGCTGCGAAACTGGATTCGCAGGGAGACGGGAGTTGAGCTTCTGTTGAGTGCGATTACACAGGCAGCGAGTTTGAGGGCGCTGGCGACGGATATTCTCGAGCAGAGGAATGGTGCGACTGAGAA AGCAAGCTTTGCAAAAGTCATCACAGGCATCTGCTCAACCTCAGAACCAtctcacaacaccatcccaaAACATCACAGCATCACCACTCACAACACCTCCATCAAAATGACGTCCCCCAAACTCAAAGGCTTCGAAGTCCTCCAAACCCCCtacaaaaccatcaacaaccacccCATCCGCACCGACATCCTCATCCCACAAACCCTCCAACCCGGCAAACGACCCATCATTGTCCGCTTCCACGGCGGCGGCCTG ATCATGGGCGACTCACTCTACATGCCCTTTTTCCCCCACTGGCTGTCTGACCTCGCCCTCACAACctccgccatcaccatctccccCAACTACCGCCTCCTCCCTGAAGCTACCACACCCGAAATCTTCAGCGACATCTCCTCTTTCTGGGAATACTTGCACTCCCCCACACTCACAGACCTCCTCTCGTCACAATCACCGCCCGTGGAAATCGATCTCGCCCGTATCCTCCTGGCAGGCGACTCGGCAGGCGGGCTCCTCAGCGTAAGCACGGCGCTGAACCGCCCTCAAGATGTGAGCGCCGCCATCGCCACGTACCCCTGGGTCGATACCGTTGGTCCTGAATTCGTAACACCACGAGATAGAGCGCCCTTTGGAGAGAGTATCCCCCAATCATTTTATGATGAGACCCTTGCCGCGACAAAGGGCAAGTCCGCAGAAACTTCGTTGACGTCTGAGGCGAGACTGCAGTTCATGTTGGCAGCGATTCAGTACGGCCAACTGGGGAGGTTATATGGGCAGGAGACGGGGGATGCTACGCCTTCGGAGAGGAGGGTGTATTTCCCGATGGAGGCTTTGGAGGCAGATAATGTGAGCATTCCAAAGGGCGGCATTGTCATCTTGCACGGGAAGGATGATAGTGTAGTGCCGGTGCAGACGGTGCGGCGGTTTGTGAAACGTGCGAGGGAGGTGCTCGGTGATGGGGTGAGTCTGACGGAGAGGGATGGTGAGCATGGATTTGACTCTGAGCTGaggcttgatgatgagggatgGTTAAAAGATGCGCTGAAAGGCGCAATTGATGCTTGGTTGTCATGA
- a CDS encoding oxidoreductase (similar to Metarhizium acridum CQMa 102 XP_007812234.1), producing MPHALLIREKKPKAGSAPYYPLQLKAVPKPTPGPNEVLVKIEAAGLNHRDVFIRQNLYPNISFKAPLLSDGYGKVVEEGPGCTAGLLHKPVLLTPCRGWAASPDGPEDWTKFSTMGGTEPHIHLGAAQNYVVVEESEVEECPEHLTALEGAAIPSCGLTAWRALVVKSQNAKQGANILITGIGGGVALQALQIALELGCNVYVTSGSTEKITKATQLGAKGGVLYTKDDWPKKLSQILPEERPYLDAVIDGAGGDIVVKVTPILKPGGIISSYGMTLGPLMDWPMQAVLKNIELRGSTLGSRTEFTDMVKFIGEKKIRPIVSRSVKGLDCVDAIEGLFEEMKAGKQFGKLVIEV from the coding sequence atGCCTCATGCGTTGCTGATTCGAgagaagaagcccaaggCCGGTAGTGCTCCCTACTATCCTCTACAGTTGAAAGCTGTACCGAAACCCACGCCCGGACCAAATGAAGTTCTTGTCAAGATTGAGGCAGCTGGCTTGAATCACCGCGACGTATTCATCCGTCAGAACCTTTATCCAAATATATCGTTCAAGGCACCTCTTCTGTCTGACGGCTATGGGaaagttgttgaagagggTCCTGGATGCACGGCCGGCCTCTTGCATAAACCTGTGTTGCTGACACCATGCCGAGGATGGGCCGCAAGTCCAGACGGACCAGAAGACTGGACCAAGTTCAGCACGATGGGTGGCACGGAGCCGCATATTCATTTGGGAGCTGCGCAGAACTACGTCGTTGTTGAAGAGTCTGAGGTTGAGGAGTGCCCGGAGCACCTAACTGCTCTAGAAGGAGCTGCAATTCCATCCTGTGGATTGACTGCCTGGCGAGCTCTCGTTGTCAAGTCACAAAATGCCAAGCAGGGGGCCAATATTCTCATCACCGGAATTGGCGGAGGTGTTGctcttcaagctctccaGATTGCTCTGGAGCTGGGGTGCAACGTCTACGTGACATCTGGCTCGACGGAAAAGATTACCAAGGCCACACAGCTGGGAGCTAAAGGCGGTGTTCTATACACCAAAGACGATTGGCCCAAGAAGCTAAGCCAGATACTCCCTGAAGAACGGCCCTACCTAGATGCGGTGAttgatggcgctggtggGGATATTGTGGTAAAGGTGACGCCTATCCTGAAGCCGGGAGGAATTATTTCTAGCTACGGGATGACACTAGGTCCACTGATGGACTGGCCCATGCAAGCCGTTCTGAAGAACATTGAGCTACGCGGCAGTACACTGGGTTCCAGAACGGAATTCACAGATATGGTCAAGTTCATTGGGGAGAAGAAAATACGCCCCATTGTCAGTCGAAGTGTCAAAGGTCTGGATTGTGTAGATGCTATTGAAGGGTTGTTTGAAGAGATGAAAGCAGGGAAACAGTTTGGCAAGCTGGTCATTGAGGTGTAG